One window of the Vigna radiata var. radiata cultivar VC1973A chromosome 1, Vradiata_ver6, whole genome shotgun sequence genome contains the following:
- the LOC111241306 gene encoding nucleobase-ascorbate transporter 4-like produces the protein MMRPNLAFGVVAAARGLFPRSANICLEHALGRRGRRVYMLIHIRFLSPLSVAPLVTLTELGLFMLGFPKLADCVEIGLPALLIIIILSQYIPQRMKSRGADRFAVMVSIGIVWAFAEILTAAGAYNKRSPRTQLSCRTDRSGLISAAPWIRVPYPFQWERPSFNAGDAFAVIAASLVAIVETVKWDIHCSIKIWQCNPCSTFCAQSWCWLAGHWHSFGRRGRTATEGG, from the exons ATGATGCGGCCTAACCTGGCATTTGGAGTTGTAGCGGCAGCTAGGGGACTCTTCCCACGCTCTGCAAATATCTGTCTTGAACACGCTCTTGGACGCCGAGGACGAAGAGTGTATATGCTGATCCACATCAG GTTTCTCAGCCCGCTTAGTGTGGCCCCTCTTGTCACTTTGACTGAACTAGGACTCTTTATGTTAGGATTTCCCAAA TTGGCAGATTGTGTTGAAATTGGTCTCCCTGCATTACTTATCATTATCATCTTGTCCCAG TACATTCCGCAAAGGATGAAATCAAGAGGAGCTGATAGATTTGCAGTTATGGTCTCAATTGGAATTGTATGGGCATTTGCTGAAATTTTGACTGCAGCTGGTGCCTACAATAAAAGATCGCCTAGAACCCAATTAAGTTGTCGTACTGATCGATCTGGGTTAATTAGTGCTGCTCCTTG GATAAGAGTTCCATATCCATTTCAATGGGAACGCCCTTCTTTCAATGCTGGTGATGCTTTTGCTGTGATTGCTGCTTCTCTTGTTGCAATTGTAGAG ACAGTCAAATGGGACATTCATTGCAGCATCAAGATTTGGCAGTGCAACCCCTGTTCCACCTTCTGTGCTCAGTCGTGGTGTTGGCTGGCTG GGCATTGGCACTCTTTTGGACGCCGAGGACGAACTGCGACTGAAGGAGGATGA